In the Oncorhynchus keta strain PuntledgeMale-10-30-2019 chromosome 14, Oket_V2, whole genome shotgun sequence genome, one interval contains:
- the LOC118393079 gene encoding ubiquitin-conjugating enzyme E2 G1-like encodes MTEQSALLLRKQLAELNKNPVEGFSAGLIDDDDIYKWEVVIIGPQDTLFEGGFFKAYLTFPYDYPLRPPKLKFITEIWHPNVAKNGDVCISILHEPGEDKFGYEKPEERWLPIHTVETIMISVISMLADPNSESPANVDAAKEWREDPNGEFKRKVACCVRKSQEMAFD; translated from the exons ATGACTGAACAATCAGCACTACTTCTTCGAAAGCAATTGGCAG AACTCAACAAGAACCCAGTGGAGGGCTTTTCAGCTGGCCTAATAGACGATGACGATATATACAAATGGGAGGTTGTCATCATAGGGCCACAAGACACCCTTTT CGAAGGAGGTTTTTTTAAAGCATACCTGACCTTTCCCTACGATTATCCTCTACGGCCTCCCAAGTTGAAGTTCATCACTGAAATCTGGCATCCTAATG TGGCAAAGAATGGCGATGTATGTATCTCAATTCTGCATGAGCCAGGAGAGGACAAGTTTGGCTATGAGAAGCCAGAGGAACGTTGGCTTCCTATCCACACTGTAGAGACGATTATGATCAGTGTAATCTCCATGCTGGCCGACCCAAACAGTGAATCGCCTGCTAATGTGGATGCTGCG AAAGAGTGGAGGGAGGATCCAAATGGTGAATTCAAGAGGAAGGTGGCTTGCTGTGTACGGAAAAGCCAGGAGATGGCATTTGACTAG